From the genome of Candidatus Chlamydia corallus, one region includes:
- a CDS encoding helix-turn-helix domain-containing protein — protein sequence MQEHIHKELLHLGEIFRTSRESQSLSLKDVEAATSIRYCCLEAIEQGYLGKLISPIYAQGFIKKYAMYLGLDGDSILKEHPYVMKIFKEFSDHNMEMLLDLESMGGRNSPERAIHSWSNLWWAGLIIVGGIVLWWLGSLFSVF from the coding sequence ATGCAAGAACACATACATAAAGAACTGCTACATTTGGGTGAAATTTTCCGTACATCACGAGAGTCTCAATCCCTATCATTAAAGGACGTAGAGGCCGCAACCTCAATACGATATTGTTGTTTAGAAGCTATCGAACAGGGATATTTGGGAAAACTGATTTCACCAATTTATGCCCAGGGATTTATTAAGAAATACGCTATGTATCTTGGGTTGGATGGAGACTCTATTTTAAAGGAACATCCTTATGTCATGAAGATTTTTAAGGAGTTTTCAGATCATAATATGGAAATGCTTTTGGACCTTGAATCTATGGGCGGAAGGAATTCTCCTGAAAGAGCTATTCATTCCTGGTCAAATCTCTGGTGGGCAGGGCTCATCATTGTGGGAGGAATTGTTCTGTGGTGGTTAGGATCGTTGTTTTCTGTTTTCTAA
- the rnhC gene encoding ribonuclease HIII — MPPPFVVTLTTSAQNSLRAQLKEKDFIFSQPQNTVFQARSNTVTCTLYPSGKLVIQGKGTQEFIEFFLEPEILHTFTHAIVEKDLRPRLGVDESGKGDFFGPLCIAGVYAANSEILKKLYENKIQDSKNLKDTKIISLARVIRSLCVCDVIILYPEKYNELYGKFHNLNTLLAWAHATVINNLAPKPSGNTFAISDQFASSEHTLLKALQKKETDITVIQKPRAEEDVVVAAASILARDAFVNSIKKLEQQYQVELPKGAGSNVKETGRRIAKQRGKDLLAKISKTHFKTFEEICVGR; from the coding sequence ATGCCTCCACCATTTGTTGTTACTTTAACAACTTCTGCTCAAAATAGTTTAAGAGCTCAGCTCAAAGAAAAAGATTTTATCTTTTCTCAACCACAAAATACTGTATTTCAAGCGCGATCCAATACTGTTACCTGTACCCTGTACCCCTCAGGGAAACTCGTCATCCAAGGAAAAGGAACTCAGGAATTCATAGAGTTTTTCTTAGAACCAGAAATCCTGCATACCTTCACCCATGCAATCGTAGAAAAAGATCTACGCCCAAGATTGGGAGTTGATGAATCAGGGAAAGGAGATTTTTTTGGCCCCTTATGTATTGCAGGAGTCTATGCAGCTAATTCTGAGATTTTAAAAAAACTTTACGAGAACAAAATTCAAGATTCTAAAAATCTTAAAGATACGAAAATTATTTCCCTAGCACGTGTCATACGCTCACTATGTGTCTGTGATGTAATCATCCTATATCCAGAAAAATATAACGAGCTGTATGGAAAATTTCATAATCTAAATACACTTCTTGCTTGGGCTCACGCTACTGTTATCAACAACTTAGCACCAAAACCTTCAGGAAATACATTTGCAATTTCAGATCAGTTTGCATCTTCGGAACATACTCTACTGAAAGCTCTCCAAAAAAAAGAGACCGACATTACTGTAATACAAAAGCCCCGTGCAGAAGAAGATGTGGTCGTAGCAGCAGCCTCTATACTAGCTAGAGATGCGTTTGTCAATTCGATAAAGAAGCTAGAACAACAGTATCAAGTCGAACTTCCTAAAGGTGCTGGATCCAATGTTAAAGAAACAGGAAGACGCATCGCTAAGCAACGAGGAAAAGATTTATTAGCAAAAATCAGCAAGACGCATTTTAAAACCTTTGAAGAGATATGCGTGGGAAGATAG
- the def gene encoding peptide deformylase codes for MIRRLEYYGSPILRKKSSQVPEITDEIRNLVIDMCDTMGAHRGVGLAAPQVGKNISLFVMCVEKETEDGELIFCETPRVFINPVLSDPSETLVIGKEGCLSIPGLRGEVLRPQKITVTAMDLNGKIFTEHLEGFIARIVMHETDHLNGVLYIDLMEEPRDSKKFKAALEKIKRRYNTHLSKEELVS; via the coding sequence ATGATTAGACGTTTAGAATATTACGGTAGTCCTATTTTAAGGAAAAAATCTTCCCAAGTTCCAGAGATTACGGACGAGATTCGCAATCTTGTGATTGATATGTGTGATACTATGGGAGCACATCGGGGTGTAGGCTTAGCGGCACCTCAAGTAGGGAAAAATATCAGTTTATTTGTAATGTGTGTAGAGAAAGAGACTGAGGATGGGGAGCTGATTTTCTGTGAGACTCCAAGGGTATTTATCAACCCTGTTCTATCAGATCCTTCTGAAACCCTGGTCATAGGTAAAGAAGGGTGTCTTTCGATTCCTGGACTGCGAGGAGAAGTGTTGCGCCCTCAGAAAATCACAGTCACTGCTATGGATCTCAATGGAAAGATATTCACCGAGCACTTGGAAGGATTTATTGCACGTATTGTTATGCATGAGACTGACCATCTTAATGGCGTGCTCTATATTGATCTTATGGAAGAGCCCCGAGATTCTAAGAAGTTTAAAGCTGCTTTAGAGAAAATCAAACGTCGCTACAATACACACTTGAGTAAAGAAGAGCTCGTTTCTTAA
- the secG gene encoding preprotein translocase subunit SecG, which produces MTVLFYAFLFIFLFLCVVLCGLILVQESKSMGLGSSFGVDSGDSVFGVSTPDILKKVTSWCAVAFCIGCLLLSFSTNLLGKKLDAKKNSLPVTEESPKPASSEGVEENNS; this is translated from the coding sequence ATGACAGTGTTGTTTTACGCATTTTTATTCATCTTCCTTTTTCTATGTGTAGTTCTTTGCGGCTTAATCTTGGTTCAAGAGAGTAAGAGTATGGGGTTAGGCTCTTCGTTCGGCGTGGATTCTGGAGATTCTGTATTCGGCGTTTCTACTCCAGATATTTTGAAAAAAGTGACTTCCTGGTGTGCTGTTGCTTTTTGTATAGGCTGTTTATTACTTTCATTTTCAACGAATCTCTTGGGAAAAAAGTTAGATGCTAAAAAAAATTCACTGCCTGTTACTGAAGAGAGTCCGAAACCAGCTTCTTCTGAGGGAGTTGAAGAAAATAACTCCTAG
- the tpiA gene encoding triose-phosphate isomerase — protein MTRQRYAFGNWKMHKTVQETEGYVETFASLLQREPLSCTVGIAPPFTSLSAFEKIIDTKDVPIWLGAQNVYPELSGAFTGEISLPMLKEIGVKFVLVGHSERRHIFGESDSFIASKVQAVAEAGLVPVLCIGESLEVREEGKTHELIKRQLLLGLEQIPNNSEFLIAYEPVWAIGTGRVAAISDVQNIHMFCRKVLQERFSKVVAEGTSILYGGSVKVDNAEGLGQCSDVDGLLVGGASLEAQSFFAIAKNFCL, from the coding sequence ATGACGAGACAACGTTATGCTTTTGGGAACTGGAAAATGCACAAGACAGTACAAGAGACAGAGGGATATGTCGAAACATTTGCCTCCTTATTACAAAGAGAGCCTCTCTCCTGTACTGTGGGTATTGCTCCTCCGTTTACCTCTTTGAGTGCTTTTGAGAAGATAATAGACACTAAGGACGTTCCTATTTGGCTAGGAGCACAAAATGTATATCCAGAGCTTTCAGGAGCTTTTACTGGAGAGATTTCTTTACCTATGCTTAAAGAAATCGGAGTGAAGTTTGTTTTGGTAGGACACTCGGAGCGTCGTCATATTTTTGGAGAAAGCGACTCCTTTATAGCTTCTAAGGTACAGGCTGTTGCTGAGGCTGGACTCGTTCCCGTTCTTTGTATCGGAGAGAGCTTGGAAGTTCGTGAAGAAGGAAAGACTCATGAGTTAATCAAAAGACAGTTGCTTTTGGGTTTGGAACAGATTCCTAATAATTCCGAATTTTTGATTGCCTATGAGCCTGTATGGGCAATTGGAACAGGTAGGGTAGCAGCAATCTCTGATGTACAGAACATTCATATGTTTTGTCGCAAAGTATTGCAAGAAAGGTTTTCTAAAGTTGTAGCTGAGGGGACTTCGATTTTATATGGAGGATCCGTGAAAGTCGATAATGCCGAGGGATTAGGTCAATGTAGTGATGTTGATGGGCTTTTAGTTGGTGGAGCTTCTTTAGAAGCTCAAAGTTTTTTTGCTATTGCTAAAAATTTTTGTTTATAA
- the xseA gene encoding exodeoxyribonuclease VII large subunit, which yields MSSPPQAVASLTERIKTLLESNFCHIVVKGELSNVSLQPSGHLYFGIKDSKAFLNGAFFHFKSKYYDRKPKDGDAVIIHGKLAVYAPKGQYQIVAHALVYAGEGDLLQKFEETRKRLTAEGYFATETKKALPSAPKCIGVITSPTGAVIQDILRVLSRRALNYKILIYPVTVQGSSAAHEISKAIEVMNTENLADILIIARGGGSIEDLWAFNEEILVKAIHASTLPILSAVGHETDYTLCDFAADVRAPTPSAAAEMVCKSSEEQVQMFEGYLRYLLSHSRQCLASKKQQLIPWKRFLDRAEFYATAQQQLDYTAIAVKKSIQGQMNESKKRYDNISRWLKGDLVFRMTCRLQDLQKMLLQALSYKLLSIQTRWQQVKKDLTHARQIQQLSEKISPWRQHLNTLISRRLHSQKEEYLHKHMLFRHSQNVLEQQLSSYLQNLQLLGKRLWRGSVLNIQNQKIFYENVKETLATTLERRYENCIARYSALKEQLHSLNPKNVLKRGYSMLFDFNEKFAIISIDDLQENARVRVRLHDGEAIVTLTNIEVCKPIKG from the coding sequence ATGTCATCGCCTCCACAGGCTGTTGCATCGTTAACTGAGCGTATTAAGACTCTTCTTGAGTCAAATTTTTGTCATATTGTAGTTAAGGGTGAACTTAGCAATGTCTCCTTACAACCCAGTGGTCATCTCTATTTCGGGATTAAGGATAGCAAAGCTTTTCTCAACGGTGCCTTTTTCCATTTTAAAAGTAAGTATTATGACCGCAAACCCAAAGACGGGGACGCTGTTATTATTCATGGAAAACTTGCTGTCTATGCTCCTAAAGGACAGTATCAGATTGTAGCTCACGCTTTGGTTTATGCTGGAGAGGGTGATCTTCTACAGAAATTTGAAGAAACTAGAAAGCGTCTTACTGCGGAAGGGTATTTCGCAACCGAAACAAAGAAAGCACTTCCTAGTGCTCCCAAATGTATTGGCGTGATTACTAGCCCAACAGGAGCTGTCATTCAAGATATCTTACGCGTACTTTCGCGGCGTGCTCTCAACTATAAAATTTTAATTTATCCCGTGACTGTTCAGGGAAGTTCAGCAGCTCATGAAATCTCAAAAGCAATTGAAGTCATGAACACCGAGAACCTCGCCGATATTCTTATTATTGCCCGGGGAGGAGGGAGTATAGAAGATCTCTGGGCATTTAACGAAGAAATTTTAGTTAAAGCAATCCATGCAAGCACGCTACCCATACTTTCTGCTGTTGGTCATGAGACTGATTATACTTTATGCGACTTTGCTGCTGATGTTCGTGCTCCTACTCCTTCTGCGGCCGCAGAAATGGTCTGTAAAAGTAGTGAAGAACAAGTTCAGATGTTCGAGGGATACCTACGCTATCTCCTCTCACACTCACGTCAATGCCTCGCATCAAAAAAACAACAACTGATTCCCTGGAAACGCTTTTTAGATCGTGCAGAATTTTATGCTACAGCACAACAGCAACTCGACTATACTGCAATCGCTGTTAAGAAAAGCATCCAAGGACAAATGAATGAAAGCAAAAAACGCTATGACAATATCTCACGATGGCTCAAAGGAGATCTTGTTTTTCGAATGACCTGCCGACTTCAAGATTTGCAGAAAATGCTTTTACAAGCCTTATCCTATAAATTACTTTCTATCCAAACACGTTGGCAACAAGTAAAGAAGGATCTTACACATGCTCGCCAAATCCAACAGTTATCAGAGAAAATATCTCCTTGGCGTCAACATCTTAACACTTTAATTTCACGACGTCTCCACTCTCAAAAAGAGGAGTATCTTCACAAGCATATGCTATTTAGGCATTCACAAAATGTTTTGGAGCAACAGCTTTCTAGCTATTTGCAGAATCTCCAACTGCTAGGCAAACGTCTATGGCGAGGATCTGTGCTAAATATACAAAACCAAAAAATCTTTTATGAAAATGTAAAGGAAACCTTAGCAACAACTTTAGAACGTCGTTACGAGAATTGTATTGCGCGTTATTCTGCATTGAAAGAACAACTTCATTCTCTAAATCCGAAAAACGTTTTAAAACGCGGATACTCTATGCTCTTTGACTTTAATGAAAAGTTCGCTATTATTTCCATAGACGACTTACAAGAAAATGCTCGTGTAAGGGTTCGGTTGCATGATGGCGAAGCCATTGTAACTTTGACAAATATTGAAGTTTGTAAACCTATAAAAGGCTAA
- a CDS encoding exodeoxyribonuclease VII small subunit: MEEVPFENAMQRLEEIVDLMNQPTTSLDKSLALYEEADALMRICESRIQQVEQRVRELAEKRHENSNSEEQTLAR, translated from the coding sequence ATGGAAGAGGTTCCCTTCGAAAACGCAATGCAACGACTAGAAGAAATTGTCGATCTAATGAATCAACCTACAACCTCTCTAGACAAATCTCTAGCACTATACGAAGAAGCTGATGCCTTAATGCGTATTTGTGAATCTCGCATTCAACAAGTAGAGCAAAGAGTTCGTGAACTGGCAGAAAAGCGTCATGAAAATTCTAACTCCGAGGAACAAACTCTAGCTAGGTAG
- a CDS encoding 1-deoxy-D-xylulose-5-phosphate synthase, translated as MTSSPFPLLDQILSPVDLKKLSISQLPDLAEEIRYCIISVLSQTGGHLSSNLGIVELTIALHYVFSSPKDKFIFDVGHQTYPHKLLTGRNNEAFNRIRNDNGLSGFVNPMEADHDLFFSGHAGTALSLALGMAQTTPLESRTHVIPILGDAAFSCGLTLEALNNISTDLSKFIVILNDNNMSISKNVGAMSQIFSRWLHHPTTNKLTKQVEKWLAKIPRYGNNLAKHSHKLSQCVRNLFCPAPLFEQFGLAYIGPVDGHNLKKMITLLQTVRNLPFPILVHVCTTKGKGLDQAQNNPAKYHGVSANFNKSESAKYLPMIKPKPSFPDIFGQTICELGEISSRLHVVTPAMSLGSRLEGFKQKFPERFFDVGIAEGHAVTFSAGIAKAGNPVICSIYSTFLHRALDNVFHDVCMQHLPVIFAIDRAGLAYNDGRSHHGIYDMSFLRAMPQMIICQPRSHVVLQQILYSSLHWSSPSAIRYPNVPAPHGDPLNGDPNFLRSPGNAETLSQGEDVLIIALGTLCFTALSIKHQLLAYGISATVVDPIFVKPFDNDLFSLLLMNHSKVITIEEHSIRGGLASEFNNFVAMFNFKVDVLNFAVPDTFLSHSSKDVLTKTIGLDESSITNRILTHFNFRSKKQAFGDARV; from the coding sequence ATGACTTCGTCTCCTTTTCCTCTTTTAGATCAGATATTGTCTCCTGTAGATTTAAAGAAACTATCTATTTCTCAGCTTCCTGATCTAGCTGAAGAAATCCGTTATTGCATTATCTCTGTGTTATCACAAACGGGAGGGCACCTCTCTTCAAACCTCGGAATTGTAGAGCTTACTATAGCCCTACATTACGTTTTCTCCTCCCCTAAAGATAAATTTATTTTTGATGTGGGACATCAGACCTATCCTCATAAACTCCTGACAGGAAGAAATAACGAAGCATTTAACCGTATACGCAATGACAATGGTCTCAGTGGTTTTGTCAATCCTATGGAGGCTGACCACGATTTATTCTTCTCAGGACATGCAGGGACAGCATTATCTCTCGCTTTAGGGATGGCACAAACAACTCCTTTAGAATCACGCACACACGTGATTCCTATCCTTGGAGACGCTGCGTTCTCTTGTGGTCTCACTTTAGAAGCCCTAAACAATATTTCAACAGATCTATCGAAATTTATTGTTATTTTGAATGACAACAATATGTCGATATCTAAAAACGTAGGAGCGATGTCGCAAATCTTCTCCCGATGGCTACATCACCCCACAACGAATAAACTCACGAAGCAAGTGGAAAAGTGGCTAGCTAAAATTCCCCGTTATGGAAATAACTTGGCCAAGCATAGCCACAAACTTTCACAATGTGTTAGAAATCTCTTTTGTCCTGCTCCTTTATTCGAGCAATTCGGTTTGGCTTATATCGGCCCTGTAGACGGTCATAATCTTAAAAAGATGATTACTCTCCTTCAGACTGTTCGCAACCTACCCTTCCCCATTCTTGTCCATGTCTGCACAACTAAAGGTAAAGGCCTAGACCAAGCACAAAATAACCCTGCCAAGTATCACGGTGTAAGTGCGAACTTCAATAAATCAGAGTCAGCAAAATATCTTCCTATGATTAAACCGAAGCCTTCGTTCCCTGATATATTTGGCCAGACGATATGCGAACTTGGCGAGATTTCCTCTCGTCTTCATGTTGTGACTCCTGCAATGTCTCTAGGATCTCGTTTGGAAGGATTTAAACAAAAATTTCCAGAACGTTTCTTCGATGTAGGGATTGCCGAAGGGCATGCTGTAACCTTCAGTGCAGGTATTGCAAAGGCTGGCAATCCTGTGATCTGTTCTATATATTCTACATTTTTACACCGTGCTCTAGATAATGTTTTCCATGATGTCTGCATGCAGCATCTTCCTGTGATTTTTGCTATAGATCGTGCAGGACTTGCCTATAATGATGGACGCAGCCATCACGGTATCTATGACATGAGCTTTCTACGTGCCATGCCACAGATGATTATCTGTCAGCCACGGAGTCATGTGGTACTACAACAGATACTCTACTCTTCTCTACATTGGTCTTCTCCTTCTGCTATTCGCTATCCTAATGTCCCTGCCCCTCATGGAGACCCCCTCAATGGAGATCCAAATTTCTTAAGATCTCCAGGAAATGCTGAGACTCTCTCACAAGGTGAAGATGTTCTAATCATAGCTCTTGGCACGCTCTGCTTCACGGCCTTATCTATAAAACACCAGCTGCTTGCTTATGGCATCTCCGCAACTGTTGTAGACCCCATCTTTGTAAAACCTTTCGATAATGATCTTTTTAGCCTTCTGCTCATGAATCACTCTAAAGTGATCACGATAGAAGAGCATTCCATTCGAGGGGGATTAGCCTCAGAGTTTAATAATTTTGTAGCGATGTTCAACTTTAAGGTAGATGTTTTAAACTTTGCAGTTCCTGATACATTCCTATCACATAGCAGCAAAGATGTGCTCACAAAAACTATTGGCCTCGATGAGAGCAGTATAACCAACCGCATTCTTACACATTTTAATTTCAGATCAAAAAAGCAGGCTTTTGGAGACGCCAGAGTTTAA
- the rsmA gene encoding 16S rRNA (adenine(1518)-N(6)/adenine(1519)-N(6))-dimethyltransferase RsmA yields the protein MTRSSPAQLTRFLSEIQNKPKKSLSQNFLVDQNIVRKIVATSQVGPGDWVLEIGPGFGALTEELVGAGAQLIAIEKDPIFAQSLEELPIRLEITDACKYSLDQLQEYRTLGKGRVVANLPYHITTPLLTKLFLEARDLWKTVTVMVQDEVAQRIVAQPGGKDYGSLTIFLQFFADIHYAFKVTASCFYPKPKVHSAVIHMKVKEELPLSEEEISVFFTLTRTAFQQRRKVLTNTLKGLYPKDQVGQALQQLGLSLNVRPEVLSLSDYLALFDMIRAN from the coding sequence GTGACACGAAGTTCTCCTGCGCAACTTACGCGCTTTCTTTCTGAAATTCAGAATAAGCCAAAGAAAAGCCTGTCTCAAAATTTCTTAGTCGATCAAAATATTGTCCGAAAGATTGTGGCAACATCTCAGGTTGGTCCTGGGGATTGGGTATTGGAGATAGGTCCAGGATTTGGGGCTCTTACAGAAGAACTCGTAGGTGCAGGAGCGCAGCTCATTGCTATTGAAAAAGACCCTATCTTTGCACAATCTTTAGAGGAGCTCCCTATCCGCTTAGAAATTACCGATGCCTGTAAATATTCATTAGATCAGCTTCAGGAATATAGGACCCTTGGAAAAGGTCGGGTAGTAGCAAACCTTCCCTATCACATTACCACTCCATTGCTTACAAAGTTGTTTTTGGAAGCTCGAGATTTGTGGAAAACTGTGACTGTTATGGTGCAAGATGAAGTTGCTCAGCGTATTGTAGCGCAGCCTGGAGGTAAGGATTATGGGTCTCTAACTATTTTTTTGCAGTTCTTTGCTGATATACACTATGCTTTCAAAGTAACTGCCTCGTGTTTTTATCCTAAGCCGAAAGTGCATTCTGCAGTCATTCATATGAAAGTAAAAGAAGAGCTTCCTCTATCAGAAGAGGAGATCTCAGTGTTTTTTACTTTAACACGAACTGCATTCCAACAACGCCGAAAAGTGCTGACTAATACCCTAAAAGGTCTCTATCCTAAAGATCAAGTGGGACAAGCTCTACAGCAATTAGGTCTTTCTCTCAATGTGCGGCCCGAAGTACTGAGCCTTAGCGATTATCTTGCTCTCTTCGATATGATAAGAGCTAATTAA
- a CDS encoding thioredoxin domain-containing protein — protein sequence MPEPLYTNKLITEKSPYLLLYAHTPVNWYPWGAEAFHIAAIENKPIFLSIGCKHSRWCQVMLQESYTNPEIAAMLNEYFVNVKVDKEELPYVAKLYSDLAQMLSVSGDHQESVSWPLNVFLTPDLLPFFSVNYLGNEGKLGLPSFPQIIDKLHFMWEDIEEREALIQQATKVIEIASFLEGCVRKEILEESSLKRTAEALYQDIDPHYGGVKAFPKRLPGLLLQFFLRYSVEHQESRGLFFVDRSLSMLALGGIRDHIGGGFYSYTIDDKWLIPAFEKRLIDNALMALNYLEAWACLRKEEYRIIGKQILSYILSELYCPEVGAFYSSEQAENWGSGGQNFYTWSGEEITSALGGDAEIFCDYYGISREGFFNGRNILHIPVSMDIEELAEKHHCSVEAIEDIVERSQGILKGIREKRSHRSKDDLSLAFNNGWMIYTLVHAGRLLGGLEYIEIGEKCGEFVRNSLYKHHELYRRWREGEAKYRASLEDYGALILGVLALYQSGCGSRWLSFAEELMKEVLISFRSEEGGFYSVDGRDSTLLIKQSTLSDGETISGNALICQCLLSLHLITEKKHYLTYAEDILQLAQAYGHTHKFSSLGLLLASQNYFSKKHIKVLIALGSQQDRGAVLNCFSGLFLPYVSLIWMTQDNRELLETLLPEYEHGLIPKGDGTAMTIYVLEVDQCKKFKDLASFRSYLTS from the coding sequence ATGCCTGAGCCTCTATATACGAATAAGCTAATCACAGAGAAATCTCCATATTTGCTTCTTTATGCTCACACTCCTGTGAACTGGTATCCCTGGGGAGCCGAGGCTTTTCATATTGCAGCTATTGAGAATAAGCCCATCTTCCTCTCTATAGGCTGCAAGCATTCCAGATGGTGTCAGGTGATGTTGCAAGAGAGCTATACAAATCCTGAAATTGCTGCTATGCTCAATGAATATTTCGTCAATGTAAAAGTAGACAAAGAAGAACTTCCCTATGTAGCCAAGCTCTATAGTGATCTTGCTCAGATGCTTTCAGTTTCTGGAGATCACCAAGAATCTGTTTCATGGCCTTTAAACGTCTTTCTTACTCCCGATCTTCTGCCTTTTTTCTCTGTAAATTATTTGGGAAATGAAGGAAAACTTGGTCTTCCTTCATTTCCGCAGATTATTGATAAGCTTCATTTTATGTGGGAAGATATTGAAGAGAGAGAAGCTCTCATCCAACAGGCTACGAAAGTTATAGAGATCGCTTCGTTTTTAGAGGGATGTGTAAGAAAAGAGATCCTAGAGGAGAGCTCTTTAAAGCGGACTGCGGAAGCACTGTATCAAGATATTGATCCTCATTACGGAGGAGTGAAGGCATTTCCCAAACGATTGCCAGGCCTACTGTTACAATTTTTCCTAAGATATAGTGTCGAGCATCAGGAAAGCCGAGGTTTATTTTTTGTAGATCGCTCCTTGAGCATGCTCGCTTTAGGAGGAATCCGAGATCACATTGGTGGGGGATTCTATTCGTATACCATTGATGATAAGTGGTTGATCCCAGCTTTTGAAAAGCGGCTTATTGATAATGCCTTAATGGCTTTAAATTATTTAGAAGCTTGGGCATGTCTCAGAAAAGAAGAATATCGCATTATAGGAAAGCAGATACTTTCCTACATCTTGAGTGAATTATACTGTCCTGAGGTTGGTGCATTCTATAGCTCTGAGCAAGCCGAAAATTGGGGATCAGGAGGCCAGAATTTTTATACGTGGTCTGGCGAAGAAATTACCAGTGCTTTGGGCGGAGATGCTGAAATTTTCTGTGATTACTACGGTATTTCTAGGGAAGGCTTCTTCAACGGAAGAAATATACTCCATATTCCAGTATCTATGGATATAGAAGAGCTTGCAGAGAAACATCATTGTTCTGTAGAGGCGATTGAAGATATTGTAGAGAGATCTCAAGGAATTTTGAAAGGGATTAGAGAAAAACGATCCCATCGTTCTAAAGATGATCTATCTTTGGCTTTTAACAATGGTTGGATGATTTATACTCTTGTTCACGCAGGCCGTCTTCTTGGAGGGCTTGAGTATATTGAGATAGGTGAAAAATGTGGTGAGTTTGTCCGAAATTCTCTCTATAAGCACCACGAACTTTACCGGAGGTGGAGAGAGGGAGAGGCAAAATATCGAGCGAGTTTAGAAGATTATGGGGCTCTTATTTTAGGGGTATTAGCTCTTTATCAATCAGGATGTGGATCCCGTTGGTTGAGTTTTGCTGAGGAGCTTATGAAGGAAGTCCTGATCTCGTTTCGCTCAGAAGAAGGTGGATTTTATAGTGTTGATGGGCGAGATAGCACCTTGCTGATCAAGCAATCCACTCTCTCTGATGGAGAGACAATATCAGGCAACGCTCTGATATGTCAGTGTCTACTCTCGCTTCACTTGATCACAGAAAAAAAACACTATCTTACTTATGCTGAAGACATCTTGCAGTTGGCCCAAGCCTATGGTCATACCCATAAGTTCTCTTCTTTGGGATTGCTCCTTGCATCACAGAACTATTTTTCTAAGAAACACATAAAAGTCTTAATTGCTTTGGGAAGTCAGCAAGATCGTGGCGCTGTTTTGAATTGTTTTTCGGGTTTATTTCTTCCGTATGTATCTCTGATTTGGATGACTCAGGATAACCGAGAGCTTTTAGAAACTTTGCTCCCAGAATACGAGCATGGCCTCATTCCTAAGGGGGATGGCACAGCAATGACAATCTATGTTTTAGAAGTCGATCAATGTAAAAAATTTAAAGACTTAGCATCATTTCGTAGTTATCTAACCTCCTGA
- the dapA gene encoding 4-hydroxy-tetrahydrodipicolinate synthase: MHLLTAIVTPFFPDFTIDFSSLERLLYLQDAVGNGIVLLGSTGEGLSLTKKEKQEIVCFACDLKLKVPIFVGVSGTLVNEVLDWIHFCNDLPVSGFLMTTPIYTKPGLRGQILWFEALLNAAKHPTILYNIPARASTPLYIDTVIALAHHPQFLGIKDSGGSVEEFQRYKNSVPHVQLYCGDDVLWTEMAASGACGLISVLSNAWPKETQDYVVNPAKKEYRSLWEETCRLVYTTTNPIGIKAILAYKNFIAHPELRLPLFIEDFDSHNLLPAVANMLAWPQPSPAVESYS, encoded by the coding sequence ATGCATTTACTTACAGCAATTGTTACACCTTTTTTCCCTGATTTCACTATAGATTTTTCCAGCTTAGAACGCCTTTTGTATCTTCAAGATGCTGTGGGTAATGGAATTGTTCTTTTAGGAAGCACTGGAGAGGGTCTTTCGCTAACAAAAAAGGAAAAACAAGAAATTGTTTGCTTTGCTTGTGATTTGAAGCTCAAAGTTCCTATTTTTGTTGGTGTCTCAGGAACTCTTGTAAACGAAGTCTTGGATTGGATTCATTTTTGTAATGACCTGCCTGTCTCTGGATTCCTAATGACAACTCCAATCTATACGAAGCCTGGACTACGCGGACAAATCTTGTGGTTTGAGGCTTTACTCAATGCAGCAAAACATCCCACGATTCTCTATAATATCCCAGCTCGTGCATCGACTCCTTTGTATATAGATACCGTAATAGCCTTAGCTCATCATCCACAGTTTTTGGGAATCAAAGATTCTGGAGGCTCTGTAGAAGAGTTCCAGCGTTATAAGAACAGTGTTCCCCATGTCCAACTCTATTGTGGAGATGATGTGCTTTGGACTGAGATGGCGGCATCTGGAGCCTGCGGTTTAATCTCTGTCTTATCAAATGCCTGGCCTAAAGAAACCCAAGATTATGTGGTTAATCCTGCAAAAAAAGAGTACCGTTCTTTATGGGAGGAGACTTGTCGGTTGGTGTATACCACAACAAATCCTATTGGAATTAAAGCGATTCTTGCCTACAAAAATTTCATTGCTCACCCCGAGCTTCGTTTGCCTTTGTTTATAGAAGATTTTGATTCGCATAATTTACTTCCTGCTGTAGCAAACATGCTTGCTTGGCCGCAGCCGAGTCCCGCTGTTGAATCCTATTCTTGA